The DNA region TGTTGATGCGCGGCGACTATTCCAGATGAAAGGCTTATGCCGACCGCAACATGACTTTTCGGATGTTGCTGCACCGAGTGCGCTGCATGTCAGCGCTGGAACCGTTCAGATTTCGCTACTGGAGATATTCTTCCAATCTTTCCAGCCTTCACCCTGAATGAGCCCGTGATCGGACAAGTCCTTCCAGTTCGTGTAAGTGCCCGTATCGTCATGGACGAAGTCAGTCATGTCCTTGCCGGAGGAGTAAACGGTGTATTCATCAGTATGCTGAGAACGATGCGCGGCATCGGAAACCTTATGCACGAAGGTCGATAGGAACTTGAAGTGGAGAAGGGCGCCGGATACGCAAAGTGCGCCGCGCATCTCGCCCAGATTCAGGGAAAGCGGCCAGACCTGGTGCGATGATTTGAGAAACAGCCGTTCACCTGTCACATAGACGAGAGGGATCTTGTTGAGCGCCGGCCCGTCCCACAGCCGATCGTGAAAATAGATGCGTCCGCGAACGCCGCCTTTGATCCATATTGTCCAGTTGCGTTCGTCGAAATGTGCGACATAGCCGGATCGGTCGAAAAGGTTGCAGACTTCGAGCGGGTTGCGGCCGGGTTCACATATGTTTTCGAGAACCGGACGCGGGCTGTACATGTCGATCATGACCGAGCGGAGGGAATGGCCGCCAGTGGCTTCCATGTAGGCGGTCAGCTGATCGATCGGGCGGGTGTCGCAATGCGGATAGACCAGGAACTCGTCTGCATCGACATAAAGGACCCATTTCTCCCGGCAGTGCCGGTTGATGACCTCGTTGATCCAGTCGTTTCCGAACCTTGCCGCCTTGTAGGAGCCATGCGCCGAAAGGAGCGAGACATCGTCGAAGCCGGACAGCAATTCGGCCGTTCCGTCCGTCGAGCCGTTGTCGATGCAGATGAAATGCTCGAAGCCGAGATCACGATAATATTGCAGGAAAAATGCCAGCCGATGGCCTTCGTCACGGATGACGCAGATGACCACGTGACGCGCCTGCCTGAGGCCGCTGCGCAACCGGTCGTAACGAACCTGCCGAGCCTTGAGCGACCGGCGCAGGCGAGCTTTTGCGTAATGCGAGATACTGGCCACGGAAACCCGATAACTCATATTCCATCCTGAACATTATCCGTTCCCGGATTCATTAGGCTTGCTTCGAGAAGCCCGACAGACGGAGCGCAGAGCAATTTCGGCTGGTGGGAACAATGTGCGGTCATCATACGGCGTAATCGCCAACCAGCAGGCTCTGGATCCGCGGGTGGGGGCCGTTCCTCTCGATCGCGTGTTCGATACGTGCCCGCATCGACCGATATTTATAGAGCATCTTCCGATCGAAGCTTACTCCGCGATAGAGCGCGTTGTAGATCGGATGGGCTTTGCGCAGATCGATATAGACTTGGCTTTCCCGATCAGTCCATGGAAAGAAGGTTCCATGCCATGGCTTCGGATGCGCCATGTAGTGGACGATCGCCAGCGACGACATGTTCACCAGATGCAGAAACTGCTTGGGAAAGTTCCAGCGGTTGGACACGAGGATGAGCGATGAACCGCAAACGTAGTTCAATGCGCCCTGATCATGTTTGCCCTCGCAAGCCCCGGGATTGCTGGCAAAAAGCTCAAGCGCTTCCTGCCCGATCCAGCCGTTGCGATGGAACTTCAGGACCCCTGCATTGAAGTAGTGGTTGTCCTTTCCAGTGTTGAGGAAGTCCTGGACTGCCGTGTAATCGCGGGCGGCGAAAAACCGGCCCTCAGGCACGGTGGCGTTTTCGAGTTTGCCGAGATCGCTGACGATCTGGGTATCGCCATCGAGATAGATGATCTGGCTGTAATGGGCAGGCAGGATCTCGCAAAGGACAAGTTTGGCCATCGTGCTGACGCTGATGCGCCCCCTAAAATGCGAAGGGTCGAGCTTGCCGAGCGAATCTTGCAGCGCGTCGGTCGCATCGACCAATTCGACTCCGCTCGCGGTGAGGAGGGCTCTCAAC from Rhizobium sp. NLR16a includes:
- a CDS encoding glycosyltransferase family 2 protein; this translates as MSYRVSVASISHYAKARLRRSLKARQVRYDRLRSGLRQARHVVICVIRDEGHRLAFFLQYYRDLGFEHFICIDNGSTDGTAELLSGFDDVSLLSAHGSYKAARFGNDWINEVINRHCREKWVLYVDADEFLVYPHCDTRPIDQLTAYMEATGGHSLRSVMIDMYSPRPVLENICEPGRNPLEVCNLFDRSGYVAHFDERNWTIWIKGGVRGRIYFHDRLWDGPALNKIPLVYVTGERLFLKSSHQVWPLSLNLGEMRGALCVSGALLHFKFLSTFVHKVSDAAHRSQHTDEYTVYSSGKDMTDFVHDDTGTYTNWKDLSDHGLIQGEGWKDWKNISSSEI
- a CDS encoding glycosyltransferase, which encodes MNNQCVVYVTDVEYSFPTILSALQARKFASPASDVCVLMSERLDNFNELRALLTASGVELVDATDALQDSLGKLDPSHFRGRISVSTMAKLVLCEILPAHYSQIIYLDGDTQIVSDLGKLENATVPEGRFFAARDYTAVQDFLNTGKDNHYFNAGVLKFHRNGWIGQEALELFASNPGACEGKHDQGALNYVCGSSLILVSNRWNFPKQFLHLVNMSSLAIVHYMAHPKPWHGTFFPWTDRESQVYIDLRKAHPIYNALYRGVSFDRKMLYKYRSMRARIEHAIERNGPHPRIQSLLVGDYAV